From Halorussus lipolyticus:
TCCACGACCTGCGCGGCGTCCTGCCCGGTGGCGAGGAAAGCCGCGGCGACGACGTTGGCGGCGTGGGCGTTGAACCCGAGGCTCCCGGCCTTGGCGCTTCCGACCAGATTCTTCCGGGTGTTGGCCTCCTCGATGGCCTCGGGCGTGGTGTGGAGGCGGTCCTCGACCGTCTCGCGGGGAATCTTCACGTCGGCGGTGACGCTCCGGCCCCGGCCCTCGACGGCGTTGATGGCGGCGGGTTTCTTGTCGGTGCAGAGGTTGCCCGAGAGGGCGACGAGCGAGGCAGGGGTCTCGTCCTCCACGATTTCGGCGGCCTCGCGGGTTGCGATGGTGGCCATGTTCATCCCCATCGCGTCCTTGGTGTCGTAGACGAACCGCAGGTAGACCGAATCGCCGACGACGTAGGTGTCCACGTCGAGGAGTTCGCCGTGGTTGGTCGTGGACTCGGCGGCCTCCCGGAGTCGGTCGGTGTTCTCGCCGACCCACGAGACGACCTCCTCGGCCTCCGCGACGCCGGCGACTCGGAACACCGGCGCGCGGGTCATCCCGGACTTGGTGACGCGGGCGTCGGCCCCGCCGGCAGTGGCGATGACCGAGCAACCGCGGTTGACGCTCGCCAAGAGCGCACCCTCGGTGGTGGCGAGGGGCAGGTAGAACTCGCCGCTGGCCGCACCACCCGCGACTTGCACCGGTCCGGCCACGCCCATCGGAATCTGGGCCGCGCCCACCATGTTCTCGATGTTGGCTTCGGCCTCCTCGGCCTCGAACGTGTAGTCGCCGATGGCGTCCACGTCGGCGTCGGTCTCTGCTTCGAGCAAGCGTCTGCGGGCCTCGACGGCCGTCTCGTAGTCGGTGTGGTCCTCGAGTTCGTGGAGTCGAAGGTCGCCCTCCCGGACTCGCTCGGCGAGAGCGTCCGGGTCGGTCGCGTCGTTCGCGTCGCTCATACCCGAGTGGTGACGGGGATGGCCCCTAACAGTTCCCATTCCGGGCAGGCGGGCGAGGCCGGGCAACCACTTTTACTTTCACCGCGGACATGGCCGAGGTTTATTGCCCTCTCGCCTGTATCCAAAATTGGTCCCCGAGTGGTCCACCGCGAAGGGTGAGTTCCTGCCATCGTTTCCCCCTTCCGGCGCGGTGCCAGTCGAGTCGATTCGGTCTCCACCCATCGCTCGTATCTGTCATCCCTTGCATGGCCGCGCCTCGCCACCGCGGGACCTTTGCCATGACTCATTCCTGAAGCCGGTTCTCTCAGAGCAACCGATACCGGCCCCTGCTCTCGCTGACCTCGCCCCGGCGAACCAGTTTTGCCAGCGCATCTCGCACGTAGTCGGCCGGCACCCCGCGCTCGTCGGCGAACGAGACCACCTCGTTCTCGGTCGGCCGGTCGAGTTCCCGCAGGGCGGCGAGGACGGTCTCCTTCCGGGACGTGCCGCGGGTACTCGCCGACCGATTCTCGACGCGCTCGGCGGCCTCGGCGACCTCCTCGGTATCGACGCCGGATGCTTCGAGGTACTCGTCGTCGGAGGGACCGGCCTCCTCGATTTGAGACTCCATCTCGGTGAACGAGTCGAGTTTTGCGAAGGCCTCGCCCTCGCCCTGCCGGTTGGCCAGCATCGAGGAGCGCACCTCGCGGGCGTGGTCCTCGTCGTCGGTCTCCACGAACTTCTTCAGTTTCTCGAACTTCCGGCGCTTGCCGCACCGAGGACACTGGGTGGTCTCCGGGCGGCCCTCCACGATTTTGAGCGCCTGACAGTCGCTACACCCCACGACGGCGTACATGCTCGTGAGTCGGGCTTTTTGGTACGTGAATGTTCGGACTCGACCGGTGATTGGTAGTGTAGAGCATTGCTTCTGGGTGTTTCAGCATCGTAATGCAACTCCTAACATATCAGAATCGTCTCTAGCTCCGATGCGGGTCCCGATTCCCCGCGGTTGCTGTGCGGGAGACGCCTTGGCTCACGCCTGACGCTCGCCTCTCCGAATACTCTCACTCGCTTCGGACCCCAAACCGTTCGAACTCGGCCCGCTACCCGTTTTTCTACTCGCTACTCGCTTTCCGCAACTCGAACCTTTAGGTAGCCCGCCATCTACGGTACACCTACCCATGGAAGTTGTACCCACAGACGCCGAGGAGTCCACCGAAGCAGTCGAGGGCGTTCACCTCTCGCTCCTCGCGGGCGCGGAGAAGATGAACGTCCAGCACTTCGACATCGAACCCGGTGCGGAGGTGCCCGAACACAGCCACGACAACGAGCAGACCGGCTACATCACGCAGGGGACCCTGACGTTCATCGTGGACGGCGAGGACATCGACGTGAGCGCGGGCGACTCCTACGCAATCCCCGGCGGCGAACCCCACGCCGCCGAGAACCGCGGTGACGAGCGCGTCGAGGGGGTAGACATCTTCAGTCCGCCGCGGGAGAATCCGGACTGGAAGGACTGAGAATCGAACGAGAGAACCGAATTTCTAATTGCCTTCGGACAGAGGGTTCTACGACACCACTACGAACTGACGAACGAGACGAGGAAGCTAGCTTCAGGCGTGAGCAACGCCGTCTCCTGCAACCGCCTCCGCACAGCACCGCTCCGCAACCGCCCCGAAACCGCGGTCCACACCCTCCCCAACCGATTGCGGTCTCTGCGAACCACGTTCGCAGATCAGCGAGACGCCGCGCGTCTCGCAAGCCTCGGCCGCCGGAAGACAAATCACGTCTTCCGTGCCCTCGTTCGCTTCGCTCACGAGGACTCCGGCCTGCGGTCCTCATCCCTCGCGCGGTCCGGCGCGACACGAGAGTCGCGCCGCCACGCGCCGGTCTGAAGGACGAGGACCGCGCGAAACCTCTCGGTCACACCCCTTTTATCCGTCGCGTGCCGAGTGAGACCGATGACAGAGCTGTTCGACCTCCCGGTCGATTCCGCCGAGGAGGCCGCCGAGCGCCGCGACGAGGTGGTCGCCCGCGTCCGAAGTCACGCCGGGAAAATCGCCCGCGAACTCGCCAGATTGCAGGGCGGCGACTACGGCAAGCGCACCTTCGAGACCGCAGACGGCGAGTGGACCGTCAAGTACGAGGCCGGAGACCTCCAGTTTCTCCTGTTCGACGACGGGCGGAACGAGACCTACGTCGTCTCGACCCACCAACCGCCCGAACCGGAAGCCCTCGCCGAGGCCATGACCGACTACGAGGCCTTCGTGACAGCGTTCAATCGCTACGTCCGGTCGCTCGACGGCGTGCTGGACGAGGTTCCCGCCGACTTCCCTGCGGTCGAATCCACCGATTCGGTGGTGGCCGAGCGAGAGCGCGTCCTCGGTCGGGTCCGAGAGGTCTGCGACCAAATCGCCCGCCAACTGGCGCGGTACGAGGGCGGCGAGTACGGCACCTACGCCACCCGCGTCGCCGGGAATCGCTGGGAACTCAAGTGGGAGAACGGGACCACCTCCTACCTCCGAGTCGGGGGCGAGGGCGGCATCTACCTCCTCTCCCAATACGAACAGCCCTCGGCCCACGACGTGCGGAGCCTCGCCGAGGACGTGCCCCTGTTCGTGGAGGCGTTCAACGACTACGTGGACGATTTGGACGCGAGTCTCGACGGGGTATCGCTCTGAGCAAAAAACGGACCGACCGGAAATCTTTGCGGGCTAAATCGAGGGTTGGCCGCCGGTCGAACCACCGCTACCGCCGTGGCCGAGGTACGAGGCGTCGCCAAACGCGAGCATCGGGTAGAAGACGAACGGGAGGAGCCAGAGGCCAGCGCCCCAACCGATGCCTTTGCCGAACGCCTTGGCGATGCCGAGGTGCATCTTGCCGACGGCGTAGAGGTTGACCAGCGGGATGAACATCAACAGGAGGTACCAGCCCGGATTGTCGCCGATTTTCAACATGACGTAGGTGTTGTAAATCGGAATCAGCGACGCCCAGCCGGGTTTGTCGGCTTTCTCGAAGACGACCCAGAAACTTGCAAGGATGATGGCCATGAATCCGAGTGCGAACAGGAGACTGACCATACTGAGTATATTCTCTGCCATGGTTGAACGTGACACTTGCACTGCAAATCGTCGTACAATAAGTTTTTCTACTTTATCTGAGAGGCGGCAAAAGACGCAGGGAGTTCGACGCCGGAGAGCATCTGTCACCCGGACAAGATACCTCGCACTGCGCGCTTCAGAATCGCCAGTCCGACCCCGGCGTCCCGGAGGTCGATGTGTTCGTCCACGGTGTGGGCCTGCGCGAGTTCCCCCGGTCCCCAGATAATCGCCGGCGTCCCGCGGGCGACGAACTCTCGGGCGTCGGTCGCGGCCTCCAGTCCCCACGGCTCTCGGGGCGCGTCGGCCATCTCGGCCGAGAGGGTCCGAAATCGCTCGGCCAGCGGACTGTCCGCGGGAATCCCGGCCGAGGAGTAGTGTTTGACGAGCGTCAGGTCAGTCTCGACGCCCGAGTCGCGTTCGACCTCGGCCAGCAGGGCCTCGATTTCGTCCTCGACCTCCTCGAACGTCTCGCCCGGCAGGATGCGCCGGTCCAAGAGGAGTTCGGCCCGACCGGGAAGCACCGCCATGTTCGAGTCGGTCCCGGCCTCGAACTCGGTCACGGTGGCGTAGGCCCGGCCCACGAGGGAGTCCTCGCGCTCCCTGAGTCGGTCGTCGTAGTCCTCGATGCCAGCGAGCAGGGGTCTGGCGGCGTCGATGGCGTTGACGCCTTGGTCGGGCCGACTCGCGTGGGACGCCGACCCCGAGACGCCGACCCGGTAGGTCACGACGCCCTTCGCGGAGGTTCCGACCCGGAAGTTGGTGGGTTCCAGCACGACCGCCATATCGCCGCCGTACCCTTCTTCGAGGAGCATCCGGGTGCCGGGAGCGCCGGTCTCCTCGCCCATCGCGGCGTGGAAGACGAGCGACCCGTCGAGCGTTCCGGCCTCGTCCCCGATTTCGGGCGCTAAATCGCGGAGCGTCAGCATGGCCACCGCGAGGCCGGTCTTCATGTCGGCGCTCCCCCGACCGTAGAGGACGCCCTCCTCGACGACACCCCCGAAGGGGTCGCGGGACCACTCGTCGGGGTCGCCAGCGGGCACCACGTCGAGGTGGCCGTTCAGGACGAGCGTGGGAGTGTCGAGTTCGGCGTCTCTCGGGTCGTCGCCGACCCACGCGACGACTTGCGGTCGGTCGGGGTCCGGGGACTCCACGAGGCGGGCGTCGATGCCCTGCTCGGCGAACCAGTCGGCGACGAACTCCGCGCCGGGGCGCTCGTCGCCCGGCGGATTCTCGGTCGGGACGCGAACGAGGTCCACGGCGAGGTCGGTGAGGTCGTCGGGTGGATGGGGCGAGTCGTCCATGTGTCGGTCCTCGGCGGCCTCCTCGAAAGCTGTTCGGTGATTCGGCCGAGCAGACAGTTCCGGTGCTGTGGGAGGCCTACTCGTCCCACCCCCGTCCGGTTTACCACATCTTGATAAGGGATTGGCTTCGTGGATTACGGTACTTACAATGAGCCGGATTCGCGTGGCAGATTACGGGAGGTTCGGTGGTGCCCATGTCTGAGACCGAAGCACGCGCAGTATCGCAGACGACGCCCCAGTTGGTCGTGGTCTGCGGACTGCCGGGCGTCGGCAAGACCACCGTCGCCGAGGACATCGCCGAGCGACTC
This genomic window contains:
- the hmgA gene encoding hydroxymethylglutaryl-CoA reductase (NADPH); the protein is MSDANDATDPDALAERVREGDLRLHELEDHTDYETAVEARRRLLEAETDADVDAIGDYTFEAEEAEANIENMVGAAQIPMGVAGPVQVAGGAASGEFYLPLATTEGALLASVNRGCSVIATAGGADARVTKSGMTRAPVFRVAGVAEAEEVVSWVGENTDRLREAAESTTNHGELLDVDTYVVGDSVYLRFVYDTKDAMGMNMATIATREAAEIVEDETPASLVALSGNLCTDKKPAAINAVEGRGRSVTADVKIPRETVEDRLHTTPEAIEEANTRKNLVGSAKAGSLGFNAHAANVVAAAFLATGQDAAQVVEGSNAITTIEAREDALYASVSLASLEVGTVGGGTKLPTQAEALDVLGLRGGGDPAGSNADALAEIIAVGALAGELSLLAALASRHLSSAHEDLGR
- a CDS encoding DUF5817 domain-containing protein → MYAVVGCSDCQALKIVEGRPETTQCPRCGKRRKFEKLKKFVETDDEDHAREVRSSMLANRQGEGEAFAKLDSFTEMESQIEEAGPSDDEYLEASGVDTEEVAEAAERVENRSASTRGTSRKETVLAALRELDRPTENEVVSFADERGVPADYVRDALAKLVRRGEVSESRGRYRLL
- a CDS encoding cupin domain-containing protein, yielding MEVVPTDAEESTEAVEGVHLSLLAGAEKMNVQHFDIEPGAEVPEHSHDNEQTGYITQGTLTFIVDGEDIDVSAGDSYAIPGGEPHAAENRGDERVEGVDIFSPPRENPDWKD
- a CDS encoding DUF5684 domain-containing protein — its product is MAENILSMVSLLFALGFMAIILASFWVVFEKADKPGWASLIPIYNTYVMLKIGDNPGWYLLLMFIPLVNLYAVGKMHLGIAKAFGKGIGWGAGLWLLPFVFYPMLAFGDASYLGHGGSGGSTGGQPSI
- a CDS encoding M20 family metallopeptidase, whose translation is MDDSPHPPDDLTDLAVDLVRVPTENPPGDERPGAEFVADWFAEQGIDARLVESPDPDRPQVVAWVGDDPRDAELDTPTLVLNGHLDVVPAGDPDEWSRDPFGGVVEEGVLYGRGSADMKTGLAVAMLTLRDLAPEIGDEAGTLDGSLVFHAAMGEETGAPGTRMLLEEGYGGDMAVVLEPTNFRVGTSAKGVVTYRVGVSGSASHASRPDQGVNAIDAARPLLAGIEDYDDRLREREDSLVGRAYATVTEFEAGTDSNMAVLPGRAELLLDRRILPGETFEEVEDEIEALLAEVERDSGVETDLTLVKHYSSAGIPADSPLAERFRTLSAEMADAPREPWGLEAATDAREFVARGTPAIIWGPGELAQAHTVDEHIDLRDAGVGLAILKRAVRGILSG